Proteins encoded together in one Orrella marina window:
- a CDS encoding 2-hydroxyacid dehydrogenase produces MNSTHNPRHSQAESSSPPTLVFASPLDRFDDWKQALGQAMPELNVVRHGDDIDPHSVRYALVWKPETGFFEKYPELEMVINLGAGVDALVGRQDLPAIPITRLVDPDMSQMMAGFVLFAVMRYARHIHLHEQYQRLGQWHYIHPKNPEDVRVTVLGLGELGTRAATEIARQGFDVWGWSRSEKSVKGITCRHGLETLQTVLGRSDILVILMPLTSETHHLLNAQRLDQLPQGCCLINVARGQIIDETALTERLQNGQIGHATLDVFEKEPLSPDSPLWKMDNVLITPHLASVALPRSAARQIALNIRRVQQNQPPLHQIEVGRGY; encoded by the coding sequence ATGAACAGCACTCACAACCCCCGTCACTCTCAAGCTGAGTCTAGCTCCCCACCTACCCTCGTGTTCGCGAGTCCTCTGGATCGCTTTGATGACTGGAAACAGGCCCTTGGCCAGGCGATGCCGGAACTGAACGTCGTGCGCCACGGCGATGACATCGATCCACATTCCGTACGATACGCACTGGTCTGGAAGCCCGAAACCGGGTTCTTTGAAAAGTACCCTGAACTTGAGATGGTGATTAATCTGGGCGCAGGAGTGGATGCACTCGTCGGGCGTCAGGACCTGCCAGCGATTCCGATCACCCGGCTTGTCGATCCGGATATGAGCCAGATGATGGCCGGATTTGTCCTGTTTGCTGTCATGCGTTACGCCCGCCACATTCACTTGCATGAGCAATACCAAAGACTCGGGCAATGGCACTACATACATCCGAAGAATCCTGAGGACGTCCGGGTAACGGTACTTGGACTGGGTGAGCTCGGTACGCGGGCAGCAACAGAGATTGCCCGTCAGGGGTTCGATGTCTGGGGATGGTCGAGATCGGAAAAATCCGTGAAAGGCATCACCTGCCGACACGGCCTGGAAACCCTGCAAACCGTGCTCGGTCGCAGCGATATTCTGGTCATTCTGATGCCGTTGACCTCGGAGACTCATCACTTACTTAACGCACAACGACTTGATCAGCTACCGCAAGGCTGTTGTCTGATCAATGTGGCGCGTGGACAGATCATCGACGAAACCGCACTGACCGAGCGTCTGCAAAATGGTCAGATTGGTCATGCAACGCTCGATGTTTTTGAGAAAGAACCGCTGAGCCCGGACAGTCCGCTCTGGAAAATGGATAACGTGTTGATCACACCTCATCTGGCCTCAGTCGCACTGCCCAGGTCCGCCGCCAGACAAATCGCCCTGAATATTCGACGGGTGCAACAGAACCAGCCACCGTTACATCAGATCGAAGTCGGGCGCGGGTACTGA
- the purB gene encoding adenylosuccinate lyase, giving the protein MSAYVIDSELFRDQFGTQVMRDIFSDQTTVQRWLDVEAALAKVQSDMGIIPESAAQEIIRQSRVENIDLAKLKAEMDRTSHPIVPLLRAMKQVCSGDAGEYIHWGATTQDIMDTGTILQVRDALDAIESSYRELYANTRELARKYRDQVMVGRSHGQQALPITFGFKAAGWTEELRRNFQRLRQMRERVLVGQFSGAVGTLAALGESGVEVQERLFKELGLGCPVITWHTSRDSMAELICVMAIACGTAGKIAHEIFSLQKTETAELEEPFATGKVGSSTMPHKRNPPICEGVIAVNRIVKSTVTLAIEGIVADHERDKVVLQSEREYVGKVFNLTHAAIKKMAFVTGGLSVRTQNMERNLFTQQGLLMSESVMMGLSEALGRQEAHEILYQICMQVFEKQTPLKDALMQNHEIAERLSESEIDQMLSPHAYIGHATTFVDKVLAQSLDE; this is encoded by the coding sequence ATGTCCGCCTATGTCATTGACAGCGAACTATTCCGTGACCAGTTCGGCACGCAAGTCATGCGAGACATCTTCAGCGATCAGACCACCGTCCAGCGCTGGCTTGACGTCGAGGCCGCACTGGCCAAAGTCCAGAGTGACATGGGCATCATTCCTGAATCCGCTGCCCAGGAGATCATTCGCCAATCCAGAGTCGAGAACATTGACCTGGCAAAGCTCAAGGCCGAGATGGACCGCACCTCTCATCCGATCGTGCCGCTGCTTCGCGCGATGAAACAAGTGTGCTCAGGTGATGCCGGCGAATACATACACTGGGGTGCAACCACGCAGGACATCATGGATACGGGCACCATCTTGCAGGTGCGTGACGCGCTGGACGCCATCGAAAGCAGTTATCGCGAACTCTACGCTAACACGCGTGAACTGGCCCGGAAGTATCGTGACCAGGTGATGGTCGGACGCAGCCACGGACAACAGGCACTGCCGATCACCTTTGGCTTCAAGGCTGCCGGCTGGACGGAAGAGCTGCGAAGGAATTTCCAGCGGTTGCGCCAGATGCGCGAACGTGTACTTGTCGGGCAGTTCTCTGGCGCAGTAGGTACCCTGGCAGCACTCGGTGAATCCGGCGTCGAGGTTCAGGAAAGACTTTTCAAGGAACTCGGACTGGGATGCCCGGTCATCACCTGGCACACTTCACGCGACAGTATGGCCGAACTGATTTGTGTTATGGCGATTGCCTGCGGCACGGCTGGCAAGATTGCGCATGAGATATTCAGCCTCCAGAAGACTGAAACGGCCGAGCTGGAAGAACCGTTTGCCACCGGCAAAGTCGGCAGCAGCACGATGCCACACAAACGCAACCCACCGATCTGTGAGGGGGTCATCGCCGTCAATCGTATTGTCAAGTCCACGGTGACGCTCGCCATTGAAGGCATCGTCGCTGACCATGAGCGCGACAAGGTCGTGCTTCAGTCAGAGCGCGAGTACGTTGGCAAGGTGTTCAATCTTACCCATGCCGCCATCAAGAAAATGGCGTTCGTGACTGGCGGACTCAGCGTGCGCACGCAGAACATGGAACGCAACCTGTTCACCCAGCAGGGATTGTTGATGTCGGAGTCCGTGATGATGGGGCTAAGCGAGGCGTTAGGCCGTCAGGAAGCGCACGAGATTCTCTATCAGATCTGTATGCAGGTGTTCGAGAAGCAAACACCCCTGAAGGACGCGCTGATGCAGAATCACGAGATTGCAGAACGTCTGAGCGAATCCGAAATTGACCAGATGCTCTCACCACATGCTTACATCGGCCATGCGACAACATTTGTGGACAAGGTGCTGGCGCAGTCTCTTGACGAGTAA